GCGCAGGATGCGCTCGCTCATGATTGCGCCTCCAGTTCCTGGGCCAGGCCGGTGCCGCCGGGCCAGGTCTTGAGCAGGCTGATGCCGCCCGACGTGACGCCGACGAGCATCACCTCCCCGCGCACCTCGATCATCACGATGCGCTCGCCCTGCCCCAGCGGCATCGCCCGCAGGAAGCGGATCGGACGCTCGCCATCCTCGGACGGGCCCTGGAACCGGTCCTGCCAGCGGCGCAGCATCCGCAGCACGACATAGGCGAGCCCCAGGACGAGGCCGAGCGCGATGACGACCGACAACAGGCTCGAAAGAACGGTCCAGACACTCATTGGGAATCCTCGCGCTCCAACGGGGCGTCGCCGGCGCGGGCGCGCTTCGCCCACAGGATGATCTCGGCGATCGCATCGAAATGATCTTCGGGAATGATGTCGCCGGGCACCGAGGTCGCGAAGATCGTGCGCGCCAGGGGCACGTTTCGCACGATCGGCACGCCCTGCCGCTCCGCCTCGGCGCGCATCGCCGCGGCCAGCGGCCCCTCCCCCTTCGCCGCGATCACCGGCACCGGGCAGTCTTCGGGATCGTAATCGAGCGCGAGCGCGAGATGCGTCGGGTTGGTCAGCAGCACATTGGCCTGCCCGGCCGAGGCGATGGCATTCTGGTTCGCCCATTCCTCATGCATCTGGCGCCGCTGCTGCTTGAGCATCGGATCGCCCTCATTGTCCTTATGCTCCTGCCGGATGTCGCGCCGGCTCATCCGCAGCCGCTTGATGTAGCGGT
The window above is part of the Sphingomonas sanxanigenens DSM 19645 = NX02 genome. Proteins encoded here:
- the fliO gene encoding flagellar biosynthetic protein FliO, with the protein product MSVWTVLSSLLSVVIALGLVLGLAYVVLRMLRRWQDRFQGPSEDGERPIRFLRAMPLGQGERIVMIEVRGEVMLVGVTSGGISLLKTWPGGTGLAQELEAQS